A genomic region of Anaerolineales bacterium contains the following coding sequences:
- a CDS encoding cytochrome C, producing MRTKLYLAVLLAAATILAIAAVASAQGSLTPQEELGENLFFDVNLSLNNNQSCATCHSPSVGWTGPDSAINAAGAVYEGSIPGAFGDRKPPSAAYAGDSPILDFDGEMWVGGMFWDGRATGWTLGDPLAEQAKGPFLNPKEQAIPDAATLVAKVLASDYADDFIELCPDPDILERYNCIGRAIAAYERSGEVSMFTSKYDYWLKGRARFTGQEIWGMTLFRGKAQCAACHVEPLFTDFTYDNLGVPKNPLNPATIADPTFADPGLGGFLMHSGFPEDVYGVEWGKHKVPTLRNVDLRPFNSFTKAYSHNGYFKSLEEIVHFYNTRDVPGAGWPAPEVSANVNTTEMGNLGLNHGEELAIVAFLKTLSDGFVPKK from the coding sequence ATGCGAACAAAATTATATCTCGCAGTATTGCTCGCAGCAGCCACTATCCTGGCGATCGCAGCTGTGGCATCAGCTCAGGGATCCCTGACGCCTCAGGAAGAACTTGGGGAAAATTTGTTCTTCGATGTAAACCTCTCCTTAAACAATAATCAGTCCTGTGCCACCTGCCATAGTCCATCTGTGGGCTGGACCGGCCCTGATAGTGCCATCAATGCCGCTGGAGCGGTCTACGAAGGTTCAATCCCGGGTGCTTTTGGCGACCGAAAGCCACCGTCAGCTGCGTACGCCGGCGATAGCCCAATCTTGGATTTTGATGGAGAGATGTGGGTGGGCGGTATGTTCTGGGATGGCCGCGCAACCGGCTGGACCCTGGGAGACCCGCTGGCTGAACAGGCGAAAGGACCCTTCCTGAACCCGAAGGAGCAGGCTATCCCCGATGCAGCGACCTTGGTTGCCAAAGTGCTGGCATCGGACTATGCAGATGATTTCATTGAATTATGCCCCGACCCTGACATTCTTGAGCGATATAACTGTATTGGTCGTGCCATCGCAGCGTACGAGCGATCCGGCGAGGTCAGCATGTTCACCTCCAAGTATGACTACTGGTTGAAAGGGAGGGCCAGGTTCACCGGTCAGGAGATATGGGGTATGACGCTATTCCGCGGTAAGGCGCAGTGTGCTGCCTGCCATGTTGAACCACTCTTCACAGACTTCACCTACGATAACCTGGGCGTACCGAAGAATCCATTGAACCCGGCCACGATAGCTGATCCGACCTTTGCGGACCCAGGTCTGGGTGGCTTCCTCATGCATAGTGGCTTCCCAGAGGATGTCTACGGAGTAGAATGGGGCAAGCACAAGGTTCCAACCCTGCGAAATGTTGACTTGAGGCCATTCAATAGCTTCACCAAAGCTTATTCGCACAATGGATACTTCAAGTCATTGGAGGAGATCGTTCACTTCTATAACACCAGGGACGTTCCCGGCGCAGGCTGGCCGGCCCCAGAAGTGTCTGCCAATGTCAACACCACCGAAATGGGTAATCTTGGGTTGAATCATGGTGAGGAACTCGCCATCGTGGCATTCTTGAAGACCCTCTCGGATGGCTTTGTTCCCAAAAAATAA